A genomic segment from Lutibacter sp. A80 encodes:
- the ilvA gene encoding threonine ammonia-lyase IlvA, whose product MLSESIKNSISLEEIYKAQQSIKGVVHATPLVFMKNFSEYYNANIYFKREDLQVVRSYKIRGAYNKIQGLSDNELKNGIVCASAGNHAQGVAFACKKLKVHGTVFMPVTTPPQKIQQVTMFGGSFVDIKLIGDSFDDSQKAASEFCKLHNSTFVHPFDDLDVIAGQGTIGLEILNDIDTQIDYLYMPVGGGGLASGVGSVFKTLSPTTKLIGVEPKGAPSLTTSLEKGENTTLSEIEKFVDGAAVKRMGELTFEFCKGLLNGTDTICEGLICETILKVYNENALVVEPAGALSIAALEKQKEQIKGKTVVCIVSGGNNDITRMEEMKERALLYQGLKHYFIIRFPQRAGALKEFVVDVLGPNDDIAYFEYTKKNNRDKGPAVVGIELKSKSDFKPLMERMEQKGFLSEYLNENQQLFQFLV is encoded by the coding sequence ATTTTGAGTGAAAGTATTAAAAACAGTATTTCATTAGAAGAAATATATAAAGCTCAGCAGAGCATTAAAGGAGTTGTACATGCAACTCCTTTAGTGTTTATGAAAAACTTTTCAGAATATTATAATGCCAATATTTATTTTAAAAGAGAAGATCTACAAGTAGTTCGTTCTTATAAAATTAGAGGTGCTTATAATAAAATTCAAGGTTTATCTGATAATGAGTTAAAAAACGGAATTGTTTGTGCTAGTGCAGGTAACCATGCACAAGGTGTTGCTTTTGCTTGTAAAAAGTTAAAAGTACACGGTACGGTTTTTATGCCAGTTACAACACCGCCTCAAAAAATTCAACAGGTAACTATGTTTGGAGGTAGTTTTGTTGATATTAAACTAATTGGAGATAGCTTTGATGATAGTCAAAAAGCTGCGTCAGAATTTTGTAAGCTTCATAATAGCACTTTTGTGCATCCGTTTGACGATTTAGATGTAATTGCCGGACAAGGAACTATTGGTTTAGAAATTCTAAATGATATAGATACACAGATAGATTATTTATATATGCCTGTTGGTGGTGGTGGTCTAGCATCTGGTGTTGGAAGTGTATTTAAAACCTTAAGTCCAACAACAAAGTTAATTGGTGTAGAACCAAAAGGAGCACCATCTTTAACAACTTCATTAGAAAAAGGAGAGAATACCACCTTAAGCGAAATAGAAAAATTTGTTGATGGAGCTGCTGTAAAACGTATGGGAGAACTTACGTTTGAGTTTTGTAAAGGTTTATTAAATGGAACAGACACAATTTGCGAAGGTTTAATCTGTGAAACTATTTTAAAGGTGTATAATGAAAATGCTTTGGTGGTAGAACCAGCGGGAGCGTTATCTATTGCAGCTTTAGAAAAACAAAAAGAACAAATTAAGGGTAAAACAGTTGTTTGTATTGTAAGTGGAGGTAATAATGATATTACCCGAATGGAAGAAATGAAAGAGCGCGCCTTGTTATATCAAGGTTTAAAGCATTATTTTATTATCCGTTTTCCACAAAGAGCAGGAGCTTTAAAGGAATTTGTAGTTGACGTTTTAGGTCCTAATGATGATATTGCATATTTTGAATATACCAAAAAGAATAATAGAGATAAAGGGCCGGCAGTAGTTGGTATAGAATTAAAATCTAAAAGTGATTTTAAACCTTTAATGGAAAGAATGGAACAAAAAGGATTTTTAAGTGAATATTTAAATGAAAATCAACAATTGTTTCAATTTTTAGTTTAA